Genomic segment of Rubrivirga sp. SAORIC476:
GAGCACGCCGCGCCCGACCCGGCCCGTCAGCGGACGCTGGCGCTGGCGACGGCGCTCGTCTCGCGTGCCACCCGCGACGGCCACAGTGGGATTGCCCTGGTTGACCACGCGGGTGAGACCTTCCCCGAGGAGGAGCACAGCCGGAGCGCCTTCCGCGGGCTTCCCGAGATGCCAGCGCTCGACGTGTGGCGCGGTCACCTGGACGCCAGCCCGACGGTCGGCGGACCGGATGCGGGGTGCCCCCTGGTGTGGGACGGCGACCGGCTCGCGCTGCGCCGCCACTGGGACGCCGAGCGCCGCGTCGCGCGCGCTGTCCTCGGCCGCCTCGCTCCCGTCACCGAGGCGCCGTCGGAGGCCGCCCGGGCCGCGTTCGGCCGACTCTTTCCGCCTCGGGCGGATGGCCGGCTGGACCGACAGGCCCTCGCGGCGGCGGCCGCGCTGCGCCAGCGCGTGCTGTTCGTGGCCGGAGGGCCGGGCACCGGCAAGACCTACACGGCGGCCCGGCTGCTCGCCCTCGTTCTGGCCGACCGTCCCGCCGCGCGGGTGGCGCTCGCCGCCCCGACCGGCAAGGCGGCGTCCCGGCTGACCGACAGCATCGGGAGCGCGCTCCCCAGCCTCCCCGAGGGTCTCGCCGAGGCGGTCCCGGTCGAGGCGGTCACCCTGCACCGGCTGCTGGGGGCTCACCCCGAACGCGCGGGCTTCCGCCACGACGCGCGGAGCCCGTTACCCCACGACCTCGTGCTCGTGGACGAGGGCTCGATGGTCGACCTCCGCCTGTTCGATGCTCTGCTCGCCGCCCTTCGCCCCGACGCCGCGCTCGTCGTCCTGGGCGACCCGGACCAGCTTCCGCCGGTCGGCGTCGGCACGACGTTCGCGGATCTCGTGAGCGAGGGGACGGGACCCGCGCCGACCGACCTCGCGGCGTTCTGCGCGCGGCTCGGCCTGTCGGGCGTCCCCACGTCCGGCACCGCCTCCGCGCTGTCGGCCTCGGTCGTCGAGTTGACGGAGAGCCGCCGGTTCACCGCCGAGTCCGACGTGGGCACATTCGCCGTCGCCGTCCGTGAGGGGGAGGTCGAGGCCTCGCTCGCCGCGCTGCGCGAGCGCGATGCCCTCGCCCTGGTCGAACACGAGCCGGCTCGCGAAGCCCTTGCCTGGGCGCTCCCGTTTGCCCGCGAGACAGTCGCAGCGCCGACGCCCGAGGCGGCGCTGGCGGTGCTCGACCGGTTCCGCTTGCTCGCCGCCGTCCGCCGTGGGCCGCGAGGGGTCGAAGGGCTGAACGCCGCCATCGAACAGGCCCTGCGCGCGGAGAGGCGAATCCGCTGGAGTCCCTACGGACCGCGCGTGTACCGCGGTCGTCCGGTCTTGGTCACCGTCAACGACCCCGACACCGACCTGAAGAATGGCGATGTGGGCGTGTGTTGGGGCCGGGGGGAGGACCGCGTCGTGGTCTTCGCCGGGCGCGAGCCGGTCCCGTTCTCGCGCCTTCCGGCCCACGAGCCGGCATGGGCGCTGACGGTCCACAAGAGCCAGGGCTCCGAGTTCGAGGCGGTCGGCGTGGTGCTGCCCGAGCCCGGCACGCGGGGCGCGACCCTCGTCACGCGCGAACTCCTCTACACGGCGGCGACGCGCGCGAAGGCGTCCGTCACCGTGTTCGGCGAGGCGGCCGAGGTGGAGCACGCCGTCCGCGAGAGCCAGCGTCGCACGTCGGGGCTGGCGGCACGGCTGCGGGCTGACTGACGATGCCTGTCACGCCCTACCACGTCGGCCCCGGCGTGCTGCTCAAGGCCGTCGCGCCACGGGCTGTCTCCCTGACGGCGTTCGTGGGCGCCAACGTCGTCATCGACGTGGAGTCGGTTGTGAACCTGCTCACGGGCCGGTTTCCCGTCCATGCTACGCTCCACACGGTCGGGATGGCGCTCGCGGTGGGGTTGGCCGTCGGTCTCGGCACCGCCTGGGTCGGGCGCTGGCGACGATGGCGCGGCCCCGCGGGAGCGACCGGCCCCGCTCTCCTCGGCGGCGCGCTGGGTGGGCTCAGCCACTCGCTCCTGGACGGCATCATGCACGCCGACATCCGCCCCTTCCTGCCGCTGACCGCAGACAACCCGCTGTACCGCGTCGTCGGTCTGGACGTGCTCCACGGGGTCTGCGTCGTCACCGGCGTCGTGGGGCTGGTGGTCCTGGCATGGCGGAGGACGCGTCGGGCGCCCGAGGCGGACTGACGGACGGGCGGCGCGGTCGGGGAGCGCAGTGTGGGTATCTCAGGGGGAGCCGCCCCGACGCCCATGTGGTACGACCTCTTCTCGCTGGTCTACGACCGCGCCCTCGAAGACCTCTACGCGCCGTTCCGGCCTGCCGCCGTCGAGGCGCTCCACCTGACCGAGGGCGCCCGCGTCTTGGACCTGCCGTGCGGGACCGGCCAGAGCTTCGACCTCCTCGTCCCGGCGGTCGGCCCGTCGGGCACTGTGATCGGCGTCGATGCGTCGCGCGGCATGCAGCGGCGCGCGCAGCGGCGTGTCGACCGTGCCGGGTGGGACACGGTCTCGCTGGTCCATGCGGACGCAGCGGAGGCCGGCCCCGCACGCCTCGGCGTGGAGGGGGTGGACGGCGTCCTGTGCGCCCTCGGTCTGACGGCGCTGCCCGACTGGGAGGCCGCCTTCGAGCGGCTGTTCGAGATGCTCCGCCCGGGTGGGCGGTTCGTGCTGTTCGATGTCCACGCCGCCGAGCGGACCAAGGAGACGCGCTCGGTCGAGCTGGTGGCGCGGGCCGACCTGTCGCGGGAGGTGTGGCGCCCGCTGGAGGCCCGGTGCGCCGACTTCTCCCGCGAGGTCCTGCCCGCCGACCCGGCGCAGTTCGGCGGAGACCTCTACGTCGCGTCCGGGACGAAGGCCGGGTAGGCGAGTGCTCCCGCCTCGGCACCGAGGCGGGCTAGGGCGCGAGCGGCCCGCCGGGCGTGGCGATCCAGCGGCGCTTCGGCAGCGGACCATCGGCGTCGTCGTAGAACGCGAGGTCGGCGTCGCCGCGGGCCTTGGCGATCCAGACGATCTGGCCCGCGTGCATCGCGAAGTGCTCGACGGCGTGGTAGACCGCGTGGAGGCCCGTCGGCGTGCCGCCCTGGATCGAGTGCGTGGCGAGCAGGTCCGCCTCGGTGAGGGTGTCGAGCACCGCGCAGGCCTCGTCGACCGCAGCCCGGAGGTCGGCGACCACGGCAGCGCGCGACCGGCCGCCGGTGGTCGCGAACTCGGCGGGCCGGTCCCGGACGTCGGGCGCATCCCCCACCCCGGCGACGATCCACTGGCGCACGTTGCCCGCGAGGTGGACGCACAGCGTCCCGGCGCTGTTGGAGCGGTCATTGGGGCGCCACCACAGGCCGTCGTCGCCGAGCACGTCGAGGGCCGCCTCGATCTTGGGCAGCCACTCGCCGCGCAAGAAGGCCTGGGACTCGTCGAGGAAGAGGCGGTCGAGGGACATGGATAGATCGGCTAGGCGTTGGGCGCGGCGTCCCGGTAGGGCGTCCGGATGCGGTCGACCAGCCGCTGGACGTGCGGCGGCGGCGGGGGCGTCGCCAGGCTCACGCCGATGGTGAGGGCGAAATTGAGCAGCATCCCGACGACGCCGATGCCCTGGGCCTTGATGCCGAGGAACGACTCGATGATGGGCTCCGGGAAGAGGTCCGGCGCGATCACGCTCGCCCGCATCAGCACGATCATCGTGAACGTGAACGCCAGGCCGACCGACATCCCGGCGATGGCACCCTGGCGGTTGGCGCGGCGCCAGAAGATGCCCAGCACGATGGTCGGGAAGAAGCTCGCCGCCGCCAGCCCGAACGCAAACGCGACCACCTCGGCGACGAACCCGAGCGGGTAGATCCCCAGCACACCCGCGAACACGACCGCGACCAGGATCATCCAGCGGCCCACCTTGAGCCGCTGCGCGTCGTCGGCGTCGGGGTTGATGAGCTTGCCGTAGATGTCGTGCGCCAGGCTCGACGAGATGACGAGCAGCAGGCCGGACGCCGTCGACAGCGCCGCCGCGAGCCCGCCCGCCGCCACCAGGGCCACGATGAAGGCGCCGAGGCCGGCGATCTCGGGCGTCGCCAGCACGATGATGTCGCGGTTGATGGCGCCCAGGAACGCCGTCACATCGCCCCCGCTGGCCCCGATCGCCTGCGTGTCGATCAGACCCGTCGCGGCCCAGCTCTGGACCCACGGCTGCGCCAGGAACGCCGTCGGCCCCAGGTCCACGTACTGCTGCAGGATGGCCGTCTTGGCGAAGATGGCGATGGCCGGCGCGGTCGTGTAGAGGATCGCGATGAACAGCAGCGCCCAGAAGCCGGACCACCGCGCCGCGCGGGCGTTCTTGACGGTGTAGAAGCGGACGATCACGTGGGGCAGCCCCGCCGTGCCGACCATCAGGCAGAGCGTGATGCAGATCACGTTCAGCATGTCCGTGTTGACGAACGGGCTGGAGTACGGGTCGAGCCCTAGGTCCGCCTGCAACCCGTCCAGCAGCGGCAGCGCCTCGCCGATGGCGATCTGGGGGATCGGGTTGCCGAACAGCAGCAGCGCGATGGCGACGGCCGGGATTGTGTAGGCCACGATCAGCACGCAGTACTGGGCCACCTGGGTGTAGGTGATCCCCTTCATCCCACCGAGGACGGCGAAGAAGGCCACGATGGCCATCCCGATCCCCACGCCGACCTCGAACGGCACCTCCAGAAACCGGCTGAAGGCCACGCCGACGCCCGCCATCTGCCCGGCGACGTAGGTGAACGACACGAAGATGGCCGCGACGGCCGCCACCAGCCGCGCCGTCTTGGAGTCGAACCGCTCGGCCACGAAGTCCGGCACGGTGTACTGGCCGAACGTCCGCAGGAACGGCGCGATCAGGAGCGCCAGCAGCACGTAGCCGCCCGTCCAGCCCATCAGGTAGACGCTCCCGTCGAAGCCCTGGAAGGCGATGATGCCGGCCATCGAGATGAACGACGCCGCGCTCATCCAGTCGGCCGCGGTGGCGGCGCCGTTCGCGATCGCGGGCACGCCCTGCCCGGCGACGTAGAACCCGCTCGTGGTGCCGACGCGGGAGCGGACGCCGATGTACAGGTACGCGGCGAACGTCATGCCGACGGTCACCCAGGTCCACTCTTGGATTCCCATGTCTCGGTCGCGTGGGGTGTCCGCCTCGGTGCCGAGGCGGGGTGGGTCAGTGGTCGGCGGGGGGGGGCGTGTCGTCCTCGACCAGTCCGGCCCGGGCGTCGGCGCGGTCGGTCGTCCAGGCGTAGATCCAGATGAGCGCCACGAACACGAAGATGGAGCCCTGCTGGGCCATCCAGAAGCCCAGCGGCACGCCGCCGAACGAGATCTGGTTCAGCGCCTCGGCGCCGACGATCGACAGGCCGAACGCGACGACGGCCCACACGGCCAGCAGGATCGCGATGCGGCGGACCTGGGCGCGCCAGTGGTGCTCGGGACTCATGGGGGCGAGGAGGGACGTCGCGAGCATACGCAGGCGAACGCTCCGATGCACAGCCGCGAGTCTACTCCGGTCGCTCGGGTGCCGCGACACCCGGAGCGCCCCACTTCCAGACGACGAACCGGAGCGGCTCCGTGCCCGTGTTGGTGATGCCGTGCACGTCCCACGGCGCGGCGTAGAGCAGGTCGCCCGCCTCCGCGGCGCGGGTTTCGCCGTTGAGGTGCCAGGTGCCCGTGCCCTCCAGCACCATCAGGTACTCCTCCTCGGCATGCTCGTGGGGCGGGTGGATCTCTTGGCCCGGGTCGATCACGGCGACGCCCGCCAGCGCGTCCCGCGCGCCATAGCTCCCGCCTTCGAAGTACGTGTAGAACGCGCCCCAGTCCGCGTCGTCGCGGCGGGCATCGGCCTGCGAGACGATGGCCGAGCGCTGGGACATCGGTGCGACGGACACGGTAGAGGAGGCGCGCGTTGCGGTCGGCGGCGGGGCGGACGTGCTCGCGCAGCCCGTGACGAGCAGGGAGAGCGTCCAGAGGAGGTGGCGGGAGTCGAGCATGAGGGTGAAGCGAGGAGGCGCCAGAATAGACCCGCGGTCGCCAGAGGAGGATCGGCGCGACGTACCATGCTCAGCCATGACGCATCGCCTCGCTCGCCCCGACGACCTCGACGCCCTCCGCGCGCTCGCCGATGCGGCCATCGCCCAACTCCAGACGCCATTCCTCGACGCCCGACAGGTCGCGGCGAGCACGGTCCTCATGGGCATCGACACGCTGCTGATCGAGGACGGCACGTACGTCGTGGTGGAGATCGACGGGGCGCTGGCGGGCTGCGGCGGGTGGAGCCGCCGGGCGACGCTCTACGGCGGCGACGCCTCGCCGGGCCGGAGCCCCGCACTCCTTGACCCGGACAGGGACGCCGCGCGCATCCGCGCCATGTACACGCACCCGGACTACACGCGACGCGGGGTCGGACGGCGCATCCTCGCCGTGTGCGAGGCCGCCGCCCGTGCCGAGGGCTTCCGCCGCGCCGAGCTGATGGCGACGCTCGCGGGCGAGCCGCTCTACCGCGCCTGCGGCTACACCCCCATCGAGCACGTCGTCGACGACCGGGGCGGGGCCCCCGTCCCGCTCGTCCGCATGGGCAAGACGCTGACTGACGCACCCGCCGACTGACCCCGCCCGCCTCGGGAGCCCGGTCGACGCACCGAGACGGAGGGGACGACACTCCCCGACTCATCTCTCCCGCAGTGTCATCCTGAACCGAAGGTCGGCGCAGCCAGGATCTCAACTCGAACTCCGCGCCCACCGGGACCGGTGCCGACGGCTCAGAACGTCGCCGTTGAGATCCTTCGCTGACGCTCAGGATGAAAAGCGTGGAGGCCGGCTCTGCCCGCCTCGGCCCCGAGGCGGGCAGAGCCAGCCGCTCCTACTCGTACGCCCCGTCGTCCTCCGGCCGACCGCGCCGCCCGGTGATGAGCTTTTCCACCACCTCCGGCTCCGCCAGCGTCGACGTGTCGCCGATGCTGTCGTGCTCGCCCGTCGCCACCTTGCGCAGGATGCGGCGCATGATTTTGCCCGAGCGCGTCTTCGGCAGGCCTGCCACCGCGAACTGCAGGAACTCCGGCGTCGCGATGGGCCCAATTACCGTGCGGACGTGCTGGCGCAACTGCGCCCGGAGGTCCTCGCTCGGCGCATGGTCGGCGCCCAGCGTGACGTAGGCGTAGATCGTCTGCCCCTTGATGTCGTGTGGGATGCCCACCACCGCCGCCTCGGCGACCGCCTCGTGCAGCACGAGCGCGCTCTCGACCTCTGCCGTGCCCATGCGGTGCCCCGACACGTTGATCACGTCGTCCACGCGGCCCGTGATCCAGTAGTAGCCGTCGGCGTCGCGGCGGCAGCCGTCGCCGGTGAAGTAGGTGCCGGGGTAGGCCGTGAAGTAGGTGTTCACGAACCGCTCGTGGTTGCGGTAGACCGTCCGCGCCTGGCTGGGCCAGCTGTCGGTGATGACGAGGATGCCCTCGGCCTCGCCCTCCAGGACGTTCCCGTCCGCGTCGAGGACCTCCGGCTGGATGCCGAAGAACGGCTTCGTGGCCGAGCCCGGCTTCTGGGGCGTCGCCCCCGGCAGCGGCGAGATCATGATGCCGCCCGTCTCCGTCTGCCACCACGTGTCGACGATGGGGCAGCGGCCCTCGCCCACCACCTCGTGGTACCAGCGCCACGCCTCCGGGTTGATCGGCTCGCCGACCGTGCCGAGCACGCGCAGGCTGGAGCGGTCGTGCGCCGTCACGAAGGCGTCGCCCCTGGCCATGAGCGCGCGGATGGCCGTCGGCGCGGTGTAGAGGATCGTGACGCCGTGCTTCGCAACCACCTCCCACAGGCGCCCGGCATCCGGGTACGTCGGGATGCCCTCGAAGAACACCTGCGTGGCGCCGTTGAAGAGCGGCCCGAACACCATGTAGCTGTGGCCCGTGATCCAGCCTACGTCGGCCGAGCACCAGTACACGTCGTCGTCGTGGAGGTCGAACACGACCTCGTGCGTCAGGCTCGTGTAGACGCAGTACCCCGCCGTCGTGTGGACGACGCCCTTCGGGGTGCCCGTCGAGCCGGACGTGTAGAGGATGAACAGCGGGTCCTCGGCGTCCATCGGCTCGCACGGGCAGTCCGCCGAGGCGGAGGCGCTGGCCTCGTGGAGCCACACGTCGCGGCCCTCGTGCCACTGCACGTTGCCGCCGGTGTTGCGGACGACCAGCACATGACGGACGGCGGGCCCGTCGCCCGTTAGCTTGACGAGTGCGTCGTCTACGTTGGCCTTGAGCGCGATCGTCTTGCCGCCGCGGCGTCCCTGGTCCGCCGTGATCACCACCTCGGCGTCCGCGTCGCGGATGCGTCCCGCGATGGCCTCAGGGCTGAAGCCGCCGAAGACGACCGAGAAGATGGCGCCGATGCGGGCGCACGCCAGCATGGCGTAGGCCGCCTCGGGGATCATCGGCATGTAGATCATCACCCGGTCGCCCTTCGTCACGCCCAGGTCCTTGAGCACGCTCGCCATGCGCTGCACGTCGGCGAGCGCATCGGCGTAGGTGATGTGGCGGGCCTCCTGGGTCGCCGGGTCATCGGGTTCCGCGATGAACACGGTCCGGTCGCCCTTCCCGGCGGCGACGTGGCGGTCGAGCGCGTTGTGGCACGCGTTGAGCGTCCCGCCGCTGTACCAGCGGATGTGCACGTCGTCCGGGTCGAAGCTCACGTCCTTGACGGTCTCGAAGGGCGTGAACCAGTCCAGTCGCTCGGCCTGCTCGCGCCAGAAGCCCTCGTTGTCCTCGACCGATCGGCGGTACATCGCGTCGTAGTCGGCGGGGGAGGCGTAGTGAGCGCGGGCGCGGAAGGCCTCAGAGGCGGGGTAGAGGTCGGGAGCGTCAGACATGGGAAAAGGCAGTCGAGAGGGTCGGAGAGGATACGGGAGGGCTTCCGGCGCGGCGTGTCGGGATTCTCTCGCACTGGCCGTATCCGATGGGATCCGTCGATTTCTGGGGGGATCCCCGGCCCGCCCGCCTTGGCGGCACGCTGGCCGCGGGCATCCACCTGGTCCGCCTGGAGGGGGCCGGGACGGTCGTCTCGCGTCAGGCGGTGGTGGCGCGCCAACCCGGCATCGTCGGTCCCCTTCCGCCCGTGAGGCCGTCGGCGAGACGCGCAGGGGAGAGGACCGTATGCGCGGGCGTGGGGCACGGGGCGGACGTGGTCGCGCGCTGCGGTCTGGGCGCGGACATGCTCAGAGCCGGGTGAGGAGTAGGGCATTCCCCGGGGCGCGGAGAATGTTGTGCTCGGGCCGTCGTGTGAAGGGCGTTGGGGGGGAGCGCGATGTATCGTCGGCGCGCCGAGCCGAAGCCTCGGCGAAAGAGGTCGTTCGCGCTCGAAAGCGCTTGGTCGTGCTGGATGAAGAGGCGGGTCGAGCAGAGCCAGCGCTCTGCGTCTCCTGCCGTTCGGTTTCCCCACCCCTGGGCGTCGGCCTGGCTGCCGTGCCCACCTCACCTACTACGCACTCAATGCACCTTCCCTACCGAGTTCTGGCGCTTTGCGTCCTCGCCGCGCTCGCCGCGCCGTCGCAGGCCCAGGTCGCCGTCCCCCTCGCCGACGGCAGCGCCAGCACGTTCGACGCGCTCGCCGCGAAGGCCGCGCAGACCGGATCGGTCCGTGTCATCGTGACGCTGAACGTCCCGTTCGCGCCGGAGGGCTTCCAGACCTCCCTGGCCGCGCAGGCGCAGCGGGAGGGCATCCAGCGGGCGCAGGCCTCGCTGCTGGCCGGTCTCGACGCCCCCGCCAACGTGGTCGCGTTTCGGTTCACGCCCGCCCTCGGCGTGACGGTCTCCGGCGCCGACCTCGCCCGTCTCCGCACGCTCCCCGAGGTGCTCAACATCCAGGAAGACCTCCCGGTCCCGGCCGACGACACGCGCCTCGCATCCCCGATGCTCGACCAGAGCACGGTGCTCGTCGGCGCGACCGCCGCGCACGCGATGGGCTACGACGGCACAGGGTACGAGGTCGCCATCCTCGACACCGGCGTCCAGAGCTCGCACCCGTTCCTCGCGGGCAAGGTCGTCGCTCAAGGGTGCTTCTCGACGACGGGCACGGCGCCCTCGGTCTCGCTCTGCCCGAACGGGCAGGCCTCGCAGACCGGTACGGGCGCAGGTGTGAACTGCAGCGCGACCACCTGGGGCAGCGGCTGTGATCACGGCACGCACGTGGCCGGCATCGCGGCGGGCGACCAGACCGGCGCCTCCGGGCCGCTGGTCGGCGTCGCGCCGGGCGCGGGCGTCGTCGCGGTGCAGGTGTTCTCCGGGTTCACCACGACGGCGAACTGCGGCTCGGCCGGGACGCCCTGCGTGCTGTCCTACAACACGGACCAGATCCTGGGCCTGGAGTACGTCTACGACCTGGTCGTGAACCAGGGCCGCAACATCGTTTCGGCCAACATGAGTCTGGGCGGTGGGCAGAACGTCGCCACGTGTGACTCGGACTCCCGCAAGACGATCATCGACAACCTCCTGTCGGTCGGTGTCTCCACGGTGATCTCGTCGGGCAACAACGGGTACCAGAACGCGACCGGCACGCCGGGCTGCATCTCGACGGCCGTCACGGTCGGCTCGACGACGAAGACGGACGGCGTGTCGAGCTTCTCGAACATCGCGCCGTGGATGGACCTGTTCGCGCCGGGCTCCGCGATCACCTCGTCGATCCCGACCAACGCCTACGCGTCCTACAACGGCACGTCGATGGCTGCTCCGCACGTCGCGGGCGCCTTCGCGATCCTCAAGCAGCGCTACCCGACGGCCACCCCGGCGGAGCTGCTGAACCGGCTCACGGTCAGCGGCATCCGGATCGCGGCGGGCACGCCCTCGGCGCGCTACCCGCGGATCCAGATCGACGACTCGTTCCTGGACAACCCCGCCTTCGCGACCGCGACCGCCTCGGTCAGCGCGACCGTCCCGGTCGGCGGGTCGGTGTCGAAGGCCGTCACGCTGTCCAACACGGCGGCGCCGGGCGCCCTCGACCTGCAGTACGCGGTCACGCTCCGCAACGTCCAGGACCAGACCGGCACCCCGGTGTCGAACGCCTGCACGGCGGGCCAGGAACTGATCCAGGCCTCGCGGACCAACTTCACGGTGGCTCAGGCTGGCGGCCAGGAGCTCGGCCAGAGCTTCACCACGCCCTGCACGGGCACGCTGACGAGCATCTCGCCGGCCATCTTCGCGGGGGCCACCCCTGGCAGCACGTTCACGGGCACGCTCCGCGTGTACCAGGGCGCGGGCACGACTGGCACCCAGCTGGCAGCCGTCCCATTCTCCGCGACCAACCAGTCGGCCGAGTACTACCTGCAGATCAACCTGCCGACCCCGCTCACGGTGACGTCGGGCCAGGTCTACACGTGGTTCCTCGACCTGACCGGCACCGGCGCCACGAACAACACCCGGATGCTGTTCGCGAGCGGCACCAACCCGTACTCGGGCGGTGCGCTGTACTTCGTGACCAACGGCAACCCGGTCCCGGCGACGGCGTCCTCCGCCAATGACGTGCAGTTCAAGGCCGGGTTCGGCGCGCCCTCGCTGTGGCTCTCCCGGACCCCGGCCACGGGCACGATCGGCGCGGGCCTCTCGGAGACGATCACGCTGTCCATGAACGCGACTGGCTACCCCGTGGGGACCTTCACCGGCGACCTCGTGGTGACGACCAACGACCCCGCCCTGGCGTCGGTCACCATCCCGGTCTCGATGACCGTCAGCGCCACCGGCGTGGTCAACTCGCTGATCACGGGCACCTCCGGGTACCGCTTCCTCGGCCCGCCGGCCTACGGCGTCACCGTGGACGACCTCGCGGCGCAGAACCTCGTGCGCGGCGTGCCGGGCTACTACCCGTCGGCCGACCCGGCCAACCTGTTCACGTCCTACGACGCCGCCACGTCCTCGTGGGTCGTGTCCGCCGGGACGGGCGAGGTGCTGCAGCCGGGCCTCGCGTTCCGCTGGTTCATGTACGACAACACGGCGGGCAACCCGGCCATTAGCCAGTCGGTGAAGCTGCCGTTCACGGTCTCGACCACGCGGCCGGTCAACACGTCGCCGGTGCGCGTCCGTCTGCAGACCGAGGGGAGCCGGTTTAACATGCTCGCCAACCCGTTCGGCTACGACCTCGACCTGACCAGCATCGCGTCGTGGCAGGGGGCCGACAACCTGGTGCCCGGCACCCCGGTGTGGACCTACGACGAGGTCACCCGTGCGTGGGTCGAGGGCGCGCCCTCGGTCGCGCCGTGGCAGGCGTTCCGCGTCCGCTCGAAGGGCACCTCGCCCAACAAGCAGCGCGTGTTCGTCATCCCGTCGCCGAGCACGCCGCTGCTCGCCGCGCGCACGGCCCCGGCCGAGCAGATCGCGTTCACGCTCTCGGGCACGGATGCGGACGGCATGGCGATCGGCGACCGCGCCCTGACGGTGTCGTTCTCGGACGAGGCCCAGGCCGCGTTCTCGGTCGAGGAGGACGTCGAGAAGTTCCAGGTGCCCGCCCAGGCGTACGCCCTGATCGGCGCCCGCGTCGGCGGCCAGTTCGTGGGCCGCGACGTGCGTCCGTTCACGCACGCCGAGATCCCGCTGGCCGTCGAGGCTCGCGGCACCGAGTCCGTGTTCACGCTCTCCTGGAACGCGTCGGCGCTGCCCGTCGGCCTCCCGGTGGTGCTGGTGGACCTCGTGACCGGCGAGGAGGTGGACGTCCGGTCGCAGTCGTCGGTGCAGTTCGCGGTCGCCCCGCGCGCGGCGCTCGCCGACGTGCCGAACGCCGACCTCGCCGACGGGGCAGCCGCGACGGACCGATTCGTGCTGCGGATCGGCTCGGGCACGGCGTCGGCTGAGGCTGCGCCGAGCGCCGTCGAGCTGACGGCCATCGCCCCGAACCCGTCGTCGGGCTCGGCGCGCGTGTCGTTCGCGCTGCCCGAGGCGGGCGCGGTGCGCCTCTCAGTGGTCGACGTGCGGGGCCGCGAGGTCGCCGTGCTGGTGGACGGCCCGCTGGCCGCCGGTCGCCACGAGGCCCGCCTCGGCGGTACGCTGGCCGCGGGCGTCTACCTGGTCCGCCTGGAGGCGGCCGGCACGGTCGTCTCGCGTCAGGCCGTGGTCGTGCGCTAGCACGTCCGCCGGAGTCCTCGATGAGCCCCGCTGACGCCCGCCGTCGGCGGGGCTCTTTGGTTTTCGCCGGGAGTGGACGCGATGGAGCCGGCACCCGGGTGTCGGACGAAATGGCCGCCCGTATCCTTCGCCTCAGCATTCCCCACATATCGGATGGTTTCTCGCATGCTGGCGGCGCTGGCCGTCGTCCTGGTGCTGGCGCCCTGCGTGGCCGCGCAGCCCAACGTGATCGTGATCGTGGCCGACGACCTCGGCTTCGGCGACGTCGGCTACAACGGCGCCGAGATCGCCACGCCCCACCTCGACCAACTCGCGGCCGAGGGCATCGTGCTGGACCGCTTCTACACCTCGCCGCTCTGCTCGCCGTCGCGCGCCGGCCTCCTCACGGGCCGCTACGGCCTCCGCATGGGCATCGCCGAGCCCGTCACGATGGCCGACACCGTCGGCCTGCCCCAGGCCGAGACGACCCT
This window contains:
- a CDS encoding S8 family serine peptidase; the protein is MHLPYRVLALCVLAALAAPSQAQVAVPLADGSASTFDALAAKAAQTGSVRVIVTLNVPFAPEGFQTSLAAQAQREGIQRAQASLLAGLDAPANVVAFRFTPALGVTVSGADLARLRTLPEVLNIQEDLPVPADDTRLASPMLDQSTVLVGATAAHAMGYDGTGYEVAILDTGVQSSHPFLAGKVVAQGCFSTTGTAPSVSLCPNGQASQTGTGAGVNCSATTWGSGCDHGTHVAGIAAGDQTGASGPLVGVAPGAGVVAVQVFSGFTTTANCGSAGTPCVLSYNTDQILGLEYVYDLVVNQGRNIVSANMSLGGGQNVATCDSDSRKTIIDNLLSVGVSTVISSGNNGYQNATGTPGCISTAVTVGSTTKTDGVSSFSNIAPWMDLFAPGSAITSSIPTNAYASYNGTSMAAPHVAGAFAILKQRYPTATPAELLNRLTVSGIRIAAGTPSARYPRIQIDDSFLDNPAFATATASVSATVPVGGSVSKAVTLSNTAAPGALDLQYAVTLRNVQDQTGTPVSNACTAGQELIQASRTNFTVAQAGGQELGQSFTTPCTGTLTSISPAIFAGATPGSTFTGTLRVYQGAGTTGTQLAAVPFSATNQSAEYYLQINLPTPLTVTSGQVYTWFLDLTGTGATNNTRMLFASGTNPYSGGALYFVTNGNPVPATASSANDVQFKAGFGAPSLWLSRTPATGTIGAGLSETITLSMNATGYPVGTFTGDLVVTTNDPALASVTIPVSMTVSATGVVNSLITGTSGYRFLGPPAYGVTVDDLAAQNLVRGVPGYYPSADPANLFTSYDAATSSWVVSAGTGEVLQPGLAFRWFMYDNTAGNPAISQSVKLPFTVSTTRPVNTSPVRVRLQTEGSRFNMLANPFGYDLDLTSIASWQGADNLVPGTPVWTYDEVTRAWVEGAPSVAPWQAFRVRSKGTSPNKQRVFVIPSPSTPLLAARTAPAEQIAFTLSGTDADGMAIGDRALTVSFSDEAQAAFSVEEDVEKFQVPAQAYALIGARVGGQFVGRDVRPFTHAEIPLAVEARGTESVFTLSWNASALPVGLPVVLVDLVTGEEVDVRSQSSVQFAVAPRAALADVPNADLADGAAATDRFVLRIGSGTASAEAAPSAVELTAIAPNPSSGSARVSFALPEAGAVRLSVVDVRGREVAVLVDGPLAAGRHEARLGGTLAAGVYLVRLEAAGTVVSRQAVVVR
- the acs gene encoding acetate--CoA ligase, with amino-acid sequence MSDAPDLYPASEAFRARAHYASPADYDAMYRRSVEDNEGFWREQAERLDWFTPFETVKDVSFDPDDVHIRWYSGGTLNACHNALDRHVAAGKGDRTVFIAEPDDPATQEARHITYADALADVQRMASVLKDLGVTKGDRVMIYMPMIPEAAYAMLACARIGAIFSVVFGGFSPEAIAGRIRDADAEVVITADQGRRGGKTIALKANVDDALVKLTGDGPAVRHVLVVRNTGGNVQWHEGRDVWLHEASASASADCPCEPMDAEDPLFILYTSGSTGTPKGVVHTTAGYCVYTSLTHEVVFDLHDDDVYWCSADVGWITGHSYMVFGPLFNGATQVFFEGIPTYPDAGRLWEVVAKHGVTILYTAPTAIRALMARGDAFVTAHDRSSLRVLGTVGEPINPEAWRWYHEVVGEGRCPIVDTWWQTETGGIMISPLPGATPQKPGSATKPFFGIQPEVLDADGNVLEGEAEGILVITDSWPSQARTVYRNHERFVNTYFTAYPGTYFTGDGCRRDADGYYWITGRVDDVINVSGHRMGTAEVESALVLHEAVAEAAVVGIPHDIKGQTIYAYVTLGADHAPSEDLRAQLRQHVRTVIGPIATPEFLQFAVAGLPKTRSGKIMRRILRKVATGEHDSIGDTSTLAEPEVVEKLITGRRGRPEDDGAYE